In Henriciella litoralis, the genomic window GATGCGATCCTGATGAGCGTCTTCCCGCACGCCCATTATCGCGGCTATGCCTCGGACCTTCGCATCCGCTATCCGGACGGCAAGGAAGAGATGCTGGTGTCGCTGCCGAAATATGACTTCAACTGGCAGCGCAGCTATGTCTTCGAAGAGCCGGTCGACGTCCCGGCCGGATCGAAGCTGATCGCGAACTATATTTACGACAATTCCGAAAACAATTTCGCCAACCCGGATCCGAATGTGGACGTCACCTGGGGCGAGCAGACCCATGAGGAAATGCTCTACACCTCGCTCAGCTATCGCTGGAAGGATGAGACATCCGACAACCGCAAGGACGACTATCAGGCACGGCTTGAAGCCGGTCGCCTGTTTGGCTCGATGGATGACAATATCGACGGCCAGATCACCGCTGACGAGATGACAGGGATGCTGGGCGCCCGCATGAAGCCTGCCTTCCCGCTGCTCGACAAGGACGGATCATCGGGCCTCAGCCCAGAGGAATTCGCCAAGGTCTTCGAAGTGATGAACCGCAGAAGCTCCGGTCAGCCATAGGGCCGACTTAACGCTCACAGCATATAAAAAGGCCGGTCTCCGTATGGATGACCGGCCTTTTCTTTTGCGTTCAGCTAACAGCGAAAGCGGCGGAGCGTTCGGCTCACGCGCCTCTTACGTATTCGCAGGCCCGTCCGGCCGCTCATCCAGCTGCCAGGCTGCCTTGTCGATCTCAAGGTCAGAGAACTTCTCCGGATCAAAGATCGGGATCGTCACGCCGGCTTTTCGCTGGCCGTCAAAGTCCCGCATGACGCGCAGACCAATCGGGAAGAGCAGCGCCACAGCGAAGAGGTTCACGATCGCCAGCAGCCCCATTGTCAGGTCACTGAAGCTCAGCACATCGGCGAGCTGGATCGTCGCGCCAAGCAGCACGAAGCCGACCACGATGACCCGGTAAATGTTCACCGCCATCTTGTTGTCAGGGATATAATAATCGACCGCGTTCTCACCGAGATAATAGGAATACATGATCGATGAAAAGGCGAAGAGGAACAGCGCGAAGGCGATGAAGTATTCCGCCCAGCCGCCGATATGATCAGCCAGCGCGAGCTGCGTCAGCACGCCCTGCACTTCATCATCGACGCCGATATAATTCTGCGTCGACAGGATGATGATCAGCGCCGTTACCGTGCACATAATGATCGTGTCGATGAACACAGACAGCGACTGTACCATGCCCTGCTGGGCAGGATGCTCGACATAGGCGGCCGCCGCAACGTTCGGGGCTGAGCCAAGGCCCGCCTCATTGGAGAACAGGCCGCGATTGACGCCCATCATAATCGCCGCGCCCATGCCGCCTGCGACAGCCTCGTTCAGTCCGAAGGCACTCGTCACAATCGTCGAAAGCGCGCCCGGTATCTGCGGCAGATGCGTGACCAGCACATAGAGGCCGAGCAGCGCATAGAAGAC contains:
- a CDS encoding alanine/glycine:cation symporter family protein, with the translated sequence MPEFLDALSNLINGKILIAALIPIGLIFTIWSRGVQFRLFGSMFSVLGQGFQHETDQPSSFQALALSVAGRVGGGNIAGVAAALALGGPGAIFWMWIVGLVGMATSYFECTIAQLYKQKEPNGDFRGGPAYYIKHGLGKKLGKGAPVLGFVYSLLLLVTFGFAFICFQSFATTSSIDSAFGAPRMWSGIALAVLVSFVIFGGVRRIANVAEVIVPIMAVFYALLGLYVLVTHLPQIPGALSTIVTSAFGLNEAVAGGMGAAIMMGVNRGLFSNEAGLGSAPNVAAAAYVEHPAQQGMVQSLSVFIDTIIMCTVTALIIILSTQNYIGVDDEVQGVLTQLALADHIGGWAEYFIAFALFLFAFSSIMYSYYLGENAVDYYIPDNKMAVNIYRVIVVGFVLLGATIQLADVLSFSDLTMGLLAIVNLFAVALLFPIGLRVMRDFDGQRKAGVTIPIFDPEKFSDLEIDKAAWQLDERPDGPANT